One window of the Amycolatopsis mediterranei genome contains the following:
- a CDS encoding 1-aminocyclopropane-1-carboxylate deaminase — protein MTLADFPRYPLLFGPSPVHPLERLTAHLGGAKVWAKREDVNSGLAYGGNKTRKLEYLVADALAQGADTLVSIGGVQSNHTRQVAAAAARAGLKAVLVQESWVDWHDPLYDKVGNIQLSRILGADVRLVQAGFGIGFKEAWEDAVAEIEANGGKPYAIPAGASDHRLGGLGFANWVVELEQQEEELGVFFDTVIVCSVTGSTQGGMVAGTALGRPRRILGIDASAKPGETREQVTRIARNTAELIGAGEIAEVELDDRYHAGVYGIPDKSTVDAIETCARLEGMITDPVYEGKSMAGLIDLVGRGEIGKDSNVLYAHLGGQPALNGYTSVLG, from the coding sequence ATGACCCTCGCCGACTTCCCCCGCTACCCGCTGCTGTTCGGCCCGTCGCCGGTGCACCCGCTGGAACGCCTCACCGCGCACCTCGGCGGCGCGAAGGTCTGGGCCAAGCGCGAGGACGTCAACTCCGGCCTCGCTTACGGCGGCAACAAGACCCGCAAGCTCGAATACCTCGTCGCCGACGCGCTGGCGCAGGGCGCCGACACGCTCGTCTCCATCGGCGGCGTCCAGTCCAACCACACCCGCCAGGTCGCCGCGGCCGCCGCGCGCGCCGGGCTGAAGGCCGTGCTGGTGCAGGAAAGCTGGGTCGACTGGCACGATCCGCTCTACGACAAGGTCGGCAACATCCAGCTCTCCCGCATCCTCGGCGCGGACGTCCGGCTGGTCCAGGCCGGCTTCGGCATCGGGTTCAAGGAAGCGTGGGAGGACGCGGTCGCCGAGATCGAAGCGAACGGCGGGAAGCCGTACGCCATCCCGGCCGGCGCGTCGGACCACCGGCTCGGCGGCCTCGGCTTCGCGAACTGGGTGGTGGAGCTGGAACAGCAGGAGGAGGAACTCGGCGTCTTCTTCGACACCGTGATCGTCTGCTCGGTCACCGGCAGCACCCAGGGCGGCATGGTGGCGGGCACGGCACTCGGCCGCCCGAGGAGGATCCTCGGCATCGACGCCTCCGCGAAGCCCGGCGAAACCCGCGAGCAGGTGACGCGCATCGCGCGCAACACCGCCGAGCTGATCGGCGCGGGGGAGATCGCGGAAGTCGAGCTGGACGACCGCTACCACGCCGGGGTCTACGGCATCCCCGACAAGTCCACTGTGGACGCGATCGAGACCTGCGCCCGGCTGGAGGGCATGATCACCGACCCGGTGTACGAGGGCAAGTCGATGGCGGGCCTCATCGACCTGGTCGGCCGCGGGGAAATCGGCAAGGACTCGAACGTGCTCTACGCCCACCTCGGCGGGCAACCCGCGCTCAACGGCTACACGAGCGTCCTCGGCTGA
- the pheT gene encoding phenylalanine--tRNA ligase subunit beta — translation MRVPVSWLTEHLDLAEEVTPQDLADAFVRIGIEVDDLRELGPVTGPLVVGRVAEVEELTEFKKPVRFCRVDVGEPADEAEDLDDDELDDEDDDEAGEFDEGPHGIKTRGIICGARNFVEGDLVVVALPGAVLPGDFEIAARKTYGRISDGMICSARELGLGDDHTGILVLPPGTASPGDDAQELLGLNDSVIELAPTPDRGYALSIRGLARELSNALDVPFGDPALLEVPAAEGDAWPVHVEDPEGCPRFVLRRVTGLDATAPTPWRMRRRLMLAGIRSISLAVDVTNYVMLELGHPLHAFATKAIQGDLVVRRAKPGEKLTTLDDVERTLDPDDVVIADDSGVISLAGTMGGASTEITPESTDVLLEAAHWNPAAISRTARRHKLFSEAAKRFERFTDPQLCAAAVELAARLLRQYGDAAIQPGRTDEGVVEPNPPVVMPIDLPDKVAGVNYQRGVTVRRLTQIGCKVSVGTGDDGTGRVTAIPPSWRGDLRQPADLVEEVLRLEGYDSIPSTLPAAPAGRGLTDGQRRVRSVSRALAEAGYVEVRPFPFVGDAVWDAFGLPADDIRRNAVVVRNPLEADRNRLATTLLPGLLDTLQRNVSRGMKDVSLYHIGQVVLPAPNPLKVPDLGVDRRPSDEDLALLEAAVPQQPLHVAVVLAGNRHRAGWWGPGEPANWADAVQAARTIAEAAGVELTVQAADLPPWHPGRCAQLRVGDWPVGHAGELHPKVVEALGLPPRTVAMELDLDAIPLPDVRPAPSVSGYPPVLLDVALVAAAEVPSADLAEVLRSGAGELLEDITLFDVYAGEQVGDGKRSLAYKLRFRAPDRTLTVDEATKARDAAVAAAGERFNATLRA, via the coding sequence GTGCGAGTCCCAGTCAGCTGGCTGACCGAACACCTCGATCTCGCTGAGGAGGTCACGCCGCAGGACCTGGCCGACGCGTTCGTCCGGATCGGCATCGAGGTCGACGACCTGCGCGAGCTAGGTCCCGTGACCGGCCCGCTGGTCGTCGGCCGGGTGGCCGAGGTCGAGGAGCTCACCGAGTTCAAGAAGCCGGTCCGCTTCTGCCGCGTCGACGTCGGCGAGCCCGCCGACGAAGCCGAGGACCTCGACGACGACGAACTCGACGACGAGGACGACGACGAAGCCGGCGAGTTCGACGAGGGCCCGCACGGCATCAAGACCCGCGGCATCATCTGCGGCGCGCGCAACTTCGTCGAGGGTGACCTGGTCGTCGTCGCGCTGCCGGGCGCCGTCCTGCCCGGCGACTTCGAAATCGCCGCCCGCAAGACCTACGGCCGGATCAGCGACGGCATGATCTGCTCGGCGCGCGAGCTCGGCCTCGGCGACGACCACACCGGCATCCTCGTGCTTCCCCCGGGCACCGCGAGCCCGGGCGACGACGCACAGGAACTGCTCGGCCTCAACGACTCGGTGATCGAGCTCGCCCCGACCCCGGACCGCGGGTACGCGCTGTCGATCCGCGGGCTCGCGCGCGAGCTGTCGAACGCGCTCGACGTGCCCTTCGGCGACCCGGCACTGCTGGAGGTCCCGGCGGCCGAAGGCGACGCCTGGCCGGTCCACGTCGAGGACCCGGAAGGCTGCCCGCGGTTCGTGCTGCGCCGGGTCACCGGCCTGGACGCGACCGCGCCGACGCCGTGGCGGATGCGCCGGCGGCTGATGCTGGCCGGCATCCGGTCGATTTCGCTGGCCGTCGACGTCACGAACTACGTGATGCTCGAGCTCGGGCACCCGCTGCACGCGTTCGCCACCAAGGCCATCCAGGGCGACCTGGTGGTCCGGCGGGCGAAGCCGGGCGAGAAACTGACCACTTTGGACGATGTCGAGCGCACGCTCGACCCGGACGACGTGGTCATCGCCGACGACAGCGGCGTCATCTCGCTCGCCGGCACGATGGGTGGCGCGAGCACCGAGATCACGCCGGAGAGCACCGACGTGCTGCTCGAGGCGGCGCACTGGAACCCGGCGGCGATCAGCCGCACCGCGCGGCGGCACAAGCTGTTCTCCGAGGCCGCCAAGCGGTTCGAGCGGTTCACCGACCCGCAGCTGTGCGCGGCGGCGGTCGAGCTGGCCGCCCGGCTGCTGCGCCAGTACGGCGACGCCGCCATCCAGCCCGGCCGCACCGACGAGGGCGTGGTCGAGCCGAACCCGCCGGTCGTCATGCCGATCGACCTGCCCGACAAGGTCGCGGGCGTGAACTACCAGCGTGGGGTGACGGTCCGCCGGCTCACCCAGATCGGCTGCAAGGTCTCGGTCGGCACGGGCGACGACGGAACGGGCCGGGTCACGGCCATCCCGCCGAGCTGGCGGGGCGATCTGCGCCAGCCGGCCGACCTCGTCGAAGAGGTGCTGCGGCTCGAGGGCTACGACAGCATCCCGTCGACGCTGCCGGCGGCTCCGGCCGGCCGCGGCCTGACCGACGGCCAGCGGCGCGTCCGGAGTGTTTCCCGGGCGCTGGCCGAGGCGGGGTACGTCGAGGTGCGCCCGTTCCCGTTCGTCGGCGACGCGGTGTGGGACGCGTTCGGCCTCCCGGCCGACGACATCCGCCGCAACGCGGTGGTCGTCCGCAACCCGCTGGAGGCCGACCGCAACCGCCTGGCGACGACGTTGCTGCCGGGCCTGCTGGACACCCTGCAGCGCAACGTGTCCCGCGGGATGAAGGACGTTTCGCTGTACCACATCGGCCAGGTGGTGCTCCCCGCCCCGAACCCGCTGAAGGTTCCGGACCTCGGCGTCGACCGGCGGCCTTCGGACGAGGACCTGGCCCTGCTGGAGGCCGCGGTGCCGCAGCAGCCGCTGCACGTGGCGGTGGTCCTCGCCGGGAACCGGCACCGAGCCGGCTGGTGGGGCCCGGGCGAGCCGGCGAACTGGGCCGACGCGGTCCAGGCGGCCCGCACGATCGCGGAGGCGGCCGGGGTCGAGCTGACGGTGCAGGCGGCCGACCTCCCGCCGTGGCACCCGGGCCGCTGCGCCCAGCTCCGCGTCGGCGACTGGCCGGTCGGCCACGCGGGCGAGCTGCACCCGAAGGTGGTCGAGGCCCTCGGCCTGCCGCCCCGGACGGTGGCGATGGAGCTGGACCTGGACGCGATCCCGCTCCCGGACGTCCGCCCGGCACCGAGCGTGTCGGGCTACCCGCCGGTGCTCTTGGACGTGGCCCTGGTGGCGGCGGCGGAGGTCCCGTCGGCGGACCTGGCGGAGGTCCTGCGCTCGGGGGCGGGCGAGCTCTTGGAGGACATCACGCTGTTCGACGTGTACGCGGGCGAGCAGGTCGGCGATGGCAAGCGATCGCTGGCGTACAAGCTGCGGTTCCGCGCCCCGGACCGCACGTTGACGGTCGACGAGGCCACCAAGGCCCGCGACGCAGCAGTGGCGGCAGCAGGCGAGCGCTTCAACGCCACCCTCCGCGCCTGA
- a CDS encoding TrmH family RNA methyltransferase, with protein MTGSISRPGADPFTERTPRVVAARKLTRRAERDKTGRFLAEGANAVEAALADGTVHELFVTARASAQHADLVDAARAAGVPVSPITDRAAEGLSETVTPQGIVAVCALLDRPLEEAVTPAARLVVVLVDVADPGNAGTVIRVADAAGADAVVLAGDTVDPHNGKCVRAAAGSLFHLPIARVRDVPAALAACSAAGLRTFAAHGYADAELDRVDLAVPTAWVFGNEAHGLPADVLDRADLAVRIPMYGRAESLNLATAAAVCVYTSALAAHR; from the coding sequence CTGACCGGCAGCATCTCCCGACCCGGGGCGGATCCGTTCACCGAACGGACCCCCCGGGTCGTTGCTGCGCGCAAGCTGACCCGGCGCGCGGAACGCGACAAGACCGGCCGGTTCCTGGCCGAAGGCGCCAACGCCGTCGAGGCCGCGCTGGCCGACGGCACGGTGCACGAGCTGTTCGTCACCGCCCGCGCGTCCGCGCAGCACGCGGACTTGGTGGACGCGGCCCGCGCGGCCGGTGTTCCAGTCTCGCCGATCACCGACCGCGCCGCCGAGGGACTGTCGGAAACCGTGACGCCGCAAGGCATCGTGGCCGTCTGCGCACTGCTGGACCGCCCGCTCGAGGAGGCCGTGACCCCGGCCGCCCGGCTCGTGGTGGTGCTGGTGGACGTCGCCGACCCCGGCAACGCGGGCACGGTGATCCGCGTCGCCGACGCGGCCGGCGCCGACGCGGTCGTCCTGGCGGGCGACACGGTCGACCCGCACAACGGCAAGTGCGTCCGCGCGGCCGCCGGCAGCCTGTTCCACCTGCCGATCGCGCGCGTCCGCGACGTCCCGGCCGCGCTGGCCGCCTGCTCGGCCGCGGGCCTGCGCACGTTCGCCGCCCACGGCTACGCCGACGCCGAACTCGATCGGGTGGACCTCGCCGTGCCGACGGCGTGGGTGTTCGGCAACGAGGCCCACGGCCTGCCCGCCGACGTCCTCGACCGGGCCGACCTCGCCGTCCGGATCCCGATGTACGGCCGCGCCGAGAGCCTCAACCTCGCCACCGCGGCGGCCGTCTGCGTCTACACGAGCGCGTTGGCGGCACACCGCTGA
- a CDS encoding DUF6159 family protein: MGRLARSFALFSASVKVLRAHKGLAWFPVLAGIAGLLVAGAFLTPAFFTVDLEAEHFRPTVGTYVLLAAFYLVSAFVTIFFNAALISQADVALRGDGGMPGVGAGFAAAGRRWPALLGWAGVTATVSVVLRTIEERLGFLGGIISGLIGLAWRFTTFLVLPVVMLEGAGVRDGVKRSVELFRRAWGENVAGTAGLGLVGFLLTLAGYVVFLGGAFLLGGTATVFVAVGLAIVWTLLVAVFVTTLSGIYQTALYRYAADGVVPGEFASVDFAGAFRRR; the protein is encoded by the coding sequence ATGGGCAGGCTCGCTCGTTCGTTCGCGCTGTTCTCCGCTTCGGTGAAGGTGCTCCGCGCCCACAAGGGCCTGGCGTGGTTCCCGGTGCTGGCCGGGATCGCCGGGCTGCTGGTCGCCGGGGCGTTCCTGACACCCGCGTTCTTCACCGTCGACCTCGAGGCCGAGCACTTCCGGCCCACCGTCGGCACGTACGTGCTGCTCGCGGCGTTCTACCTCGTCTCGGCGTTCGTCACGATCTTCTTCAACGCCGCCCTGATCTCGCAGGCGGACGTCGCGCTGCGCGGCGACGGCGGGATGCCGGGCGTCGGCGCCGGTTTCGCCGCGGCCGGCCGCCGCTGGCCGGCTCTTCTCGGCTGGGCCGGCGTCACCGCGACGGTCAGCGTGGTGCTGCGGACGATCGAAGAGCGGCTCGGCTTCCTCGGCGGCATCATCAGCGGCCTGATCGGCTTGGCCTGGCGGTTCACGACGTTCCTCGTCCTGCCGGTGGTCATGCTCGAGGGCGCCGGGGTCCGCGACGGTGTCAAGCGCTCGGTCGAGCTGTTCCGCCGCGCCTGGGGCGAGAACGTCGCCGGCACTGCCGGCCTCGGCCTCGTCGGGTTCCTGCTCACCCTGGCCGGGTACGTCGTGTTCCTCGGCGGCGCGTTCCTGCTCGGCGGCACGGCCACGGTGTTCGTCGCGGTCGGGCTGGCGATCGTCTGGACCCTGCTGGTGGCGGTCTTCGTCACCACGTTGTCCGGCATCTACCAGACCGCGCTGTACCGCTACGCGGCCGACGGTGTCGTGCCCGGCGAGTTCGCGTCGGTCGACTTCGCCGGGGCGTTCCGCCGGCGCTGA
- a CDS encoding GntR family transcriptional regulator — MLDVSLSKVSRPLLRDEAYDRIRQAIVDGTLAPGTPLRDGDLAEQLGLSKAPVREALRRLADDGLVDSKPQSYTRVSDVMSRDVIDARQIVRVLHEFAVREAAARCRPADIAAMRAANDRFAEAIEARDIAAAVRADDELHDVPVRLAGNAAVAATLDRYTPLLRRLEHARFSSTLAWNSVERHTHLIDALEKHDTETAVSVISTIWTDLLEDR; from the coding sequence ATGTTAGATGTGAGTCTCTCAAAGGTCAGCCGTCCGCTCTTGCGCGACGAGGCGTACGACCGCATCCGGCAGGCCATCGTCGACGGCACGCTGGCGCCGGGCACCCCCCTGCGCGACGGCGACCTCGCCGAGCAGCTCGGCCTCTCGAAAGCCCCCGTCCGGGAAGCCCTCCGGCGGCTGGCCGACGACGGCCTCGTCGACTCCAAGCCGCAGAGCTACACACGGGTCTCCGACGTCATGTCCCGCGACGTCATCGACGCCCGGCAGATCGTGCGCGTGCTGCACGAGTTCGCCGTGCGCGAAGCGGCCGCGAGGTGCCGTCCGGCCGACATCGCCGCGATGCGCGCGGCCAACGACCGCTTCGCCGAGGCGATCGAGGCCCGGGACATCGCGGCCGCGGTCCGGGCGGACGACGAGCTGCACGACGTCCCGGTCCGCCTGGCCGGAAACGCCGCGGTGGCCGCGACCCTCGACCGGTACACACCGCTGCTGCGCCGCCTGGAGCACGCGCGCTTCAGCTCGACGCTCGCCTGGAACTCGGTGGAGCGCCACACCCACCTGATCGACGCGCTCGAGAAGCACGACACCGAAACCGCCGTCTCCGTGATCTCGACCATCTGGACCGACCTGTTGGAGGACCGATGA
- the pheS gene encoding phenylalanine--tRNA ligase subunit alpha: MSGATEKEVQGAVLAPETLQEAVKAAEAAFAAATGLERLAEVKPAHLGDHAPLMLARREIGALPKQEKAEAGKRVNEARQAVQAAFDARRAELQVERDERVLREEAVDVTLPWDRVPRGARHPISTISERVADAFVAMGYEVAEGPELEAEWFNFDALNFGKDHPARQLQDTFYVGEEDSGLVLRTHTSPVQARTLLHRDLPVYVVCPGRTYRTDELDSTHTPVFTQVEGLAVDKGITMAHLKGTLDAFARAMFGESSKTRLRPHFFPFTEPSAEVDVWFEEKKGGPGWVEWGGCGMVNPNVLRACGVDPDVYSGFAFGMGIERTLQFRNGIPDMRDMVEGDVRFTLPFGTEA, translated from the coding sequence ATGTCCGGAGCCACGGAGAAGGAAGTACAGGGTGCGGTACTCGCCCCTGAGACGCTGCAGGAGGCGGTCAAGGCCGCCGAAGCGGCGTTCGCCGCCGCGACCGGGCTCGAACGGCTGGCCGAGGTCAAGCCGGCCCACCTCGGCGACCACGCGCCGCTGATGCTGGCCCGCCGGGAGATCGGCGCCCTGCCCAAGCAGGAGAAGGCCGAGGCGGGCAAGCGCGTCAACGAGGCCCGCCAGGCCGTCCAGGCGGCCTTCGACGCCCGTCGCGCCGAGCTCCAGGTGGAGCGCGACGAGCGTGTGCTGCGCGAAGAGGCGGTCGACGTCACCCTGCCGTGGGACCGCGTCCCGCGCGGCGCCCGGCACCCGATCAGCACCATCTCCGAACGCGTCGCGGACGCCTTCGTCGCGATGGGCTACGAAGTCGCGGAGGGCCCCGAGCTCGAGGCCGAGTGGTTCAACTTCGACGCGCTGAACTTCGGCAAGGACCACCCGGCCCGGCAGCTGCAGGACACGTTCTACGTCGGCGAAGAGGACTCGGGCCTGGTGCTGCGCACGCACACCTCGCCGGTCCAGGCGCGCACGCTGCTGCACCGCGACCTGCCCGTGTACGTCGTCTGCCCCGGCCGGACGTACCGCACCGACGAGCTCGACTCGACGCACACCCCGGTGTTCACCCAGGTCGAAGGCCTCGCGGTCGACAAGGGCATCACGATGGCCCACCTCAAGGGCACGCTGGACGCCTTCGCCCGCGCGATGTTCGGCGAGAGTTCCAAGACGCGGCTGCGCCCGCACTTCTTCCCCTTCACCGAGCCGTCCGCCGAGGTGGACGTCTGGTTCGAGGAGAAGAAGGGCGGCCCCGGCTGGGTCGAGTGGGGCGGCTGCGGCATGGTCAACCCGAACGTGCTGCGCGCCTGCGGCGTCGACCCCGACGTCTACTCGGGGTTCGCCTTCGGCATGGGCATCGAGCGCACCCTGCAGTTCCGCAACGGGATCCCGGACATGCGCGACATGGTGGAGGGCGACGTCCGCTTCACCCTTCCCTTCGGAACGGAGGCGTAG
- a CDS encoding IclR family transcriptional regulator encodes MSQSLDRALTLLGSIAQDARTLDDLADEIGVHKSTVLRLLRTLEQHHFVRREGARHYRLGSAMFDLANQALDSFDVRRSAQPALAALNARTGHTVHLASYEDGEVVYIDKFEGRHSVRMYSRIGKRAPLHCTAVGKVLVAAMPVARREEIARSIEYPVRTPNTITTPEAYLAELDRVAQLGYAVDNAEHEDFIHCIAAPVRGTGGEVLAAASMSVPKVLLDYEGLLALVPQLRAATKEASVHSGWTENGKGH; translated from the coding sequence GTGAGTCAAAGCCTGGACCGCGCCCTGACGTTGCTGGGTTCGATCGCGCAGGACGCCCGCACCCTCGACGACCTGGCCGACGAGATCGGCGTGCACAAGTCGACCGTGCTGCGGCTGCTGCGCACCCTCGAACAGCACCACTTCGTCCGCCGCGAAGGCGCCCGGCACTACCGGTTGGGCAGCGCCATGTTCGACCTCGCCAACCAGGCTCTGGATTCCTTCGACGTCCGGCGCAGCGCCCAGCCCGCGCTCGCCGCCCTCAACGCGCGCACCGGGCACACCGTGCACCTGGCCAGCTACGAGGACGGCGAAGTCGTCTACATCGACAAGTTCGAAGGCCGGCACTCGGTGCGGATGTACTCGCGCATCGGCAAGCGCGCGCCGCTGCACTGCACCGCGGTGGGGAAGGTGCTGGTCGCGGCGATGCCGGTGGCGCGGCGCGAGGAGATCGCGCGGTCGATCGAGTACCCGGTGCGGACGCCGAACACGATCACCACCCCCGAGGCCTACCTCGCCGAACTCGACCGCGTGGCGCAGCTGGGGTACGCCGTCGACAACGCCGAACACGAGGACTTCATCCACTGCATCGCGGCGCCGGTGCGGGGGACGGGCGGCGAAGTCCTGGCCGCCGCGTCGATGTCGGTGCCGAAGGTGCTGCTCGACTACGAAGGCCTGCTGGCGCTGGTGCCCCAGCTGCGGGCCGCCACGAAGGAAGCTTCCGTCCACAGTGGATGGACGGAGAACGGAAAGGGGCACTGA
- a CDS encoding DUF1844 domain-containing protein has translation MSEQPSQQPPYSPDARHLEDIPSVEVISRAAVMLLSAGAERLGLADADPATSPHRDLDEARRLITALAGLVTASAEYLGLHAGPLRDGLQSLQKAFREASVVPDAPGQGPGEKYTGPVY, from the coding sequence GTGTCGGAACAACCTTCCCAACAGCCCCCGTATTCCCCGGACGCGCGCCACCTGGAGGATATCCCCAGCGTGGAGGTGATCAGCCGCGCCGCCGTCATGCTGCTGTCCGCCGGCGCCGAACGGCTCGGCCTGGCCGACGCCGATCCCGCCACCTCCCCGCACCGCGACCTCGATGAAGCGCGGCGGCTGATCACCGCGCTGGCCGGGCTCGTGACAGCCTCGGCGGAGTACCTGGGCCTGCACGCCGGGCCGCTGCGCGACGGCCTGCAGTCGCTCCAGAAGGCGTTCCGGGAGGCTTCGGTCGTGCCCGACGCGCCCGGCCAAGGCCCCGGGGAAAAATACACCGGCCCCGTCTACTGA
- the rplT gene encoding 50S ribosomal protein L20, translating into MARVKRAVNAQKKRRATLELASGYRGQRSRLYRKAKEQTLHSLNYAYRDRRARKGDFRQLWITRINAAARANGVTYNRFIQGIKAAGVEVDRKILADLAVNDAAAFTALAELAKANVNTGEAKSA; encoded by the coding sequence GTGGCACGCGTCAAGCGGGCGGTCAACGCCCAGAAGAAGCGTCGCGCAACTCTCGAACTGGCCAGCGGCTACCGCGGCCAGCGTTCGCGGCTGTACCGCAAGGCCAAGGAGCAGACGCTTCACTCGCTCAACTACGCCTACCGGGACCGCCGTGCCCGCAAGGGTGACTTCCGCCAGCTGTGGATCACCCGCATCAACGCGGCCGCCCGGGCCAACGGCGTGACCTACAACCGGTTCATCCAGGGCATCAAGGCCGCGGGTGTCGAGGTCGACCGCAAGATCCTCGCGGACCTGGCCGTCAACGACGCCGCCGCCTTCACCGCGCTGGCCGAGCTCGCCAAGGCCAACGTCAACACCGGCGAAGCGAAGTCGGCCTGA
- the infC gene encoding translation initiation factor IF-3 → MGTRSNENRKHSSDQGGPISSETRINDRIRVPEVRLVGPAGEQVGIVRIEDALRLAQENDLDLVEVAPQARPPVCKLMDFGKFKYESAQKARESRRNQQLTVIKEQKLRPKIDQHDYETKKGHVSRFLAAGNKVKVTIMFRGREQSRPELGYRLLQKLAEDVTELGFVESSAKQDGRNMIMVLAPHKNVKPKAKAEAAPEPTPEA, encoded by the coding sequence GTGGGCACCAGGTCGAACGAGAACAGGAAACATTCCTCGGACCAAGGAGGCCCCATCAGCTCCGAGACACGCATCAACGACCGAATCCGGGTGCCGGAGGTCCGTCTCGTCGGACCCGCCGGCGAACAGGTCGGCATCGTCCGGATCGAGGATGCGCTGCGCCTGGCGCAGGAGAACGACCTCGACCTCGTCGAGGTCGCGCCGCAGGCCCGCCCGCCGGTGTGCAAGCTCATGGACTTCGGCAAGTTCAAGTACGAGAGCGCGCAGAAGGCCCGCGAGTCGCGTCGGAACCAGCAGCTGACCGTCATCAAGGAACAGAAGCTGCGCCCCAAGATCGACCAGCACGACTACGAGACCAAGAAGGGTCACGTGTCGCGCTTCCTGGCGGCGGGCAACAAGGTCAAGGTCACGATCATGTTCCGCGGTCGCGAGCAGTCCCGGCCGGAGCTCGGCTACCGGCTGCTGCAGAAGCTCGCCGAGGACGTCACCGAACTGGGATTCGTCGAGTCTTCGGCGAAGCAGGACGGTCGCAACATGATCATGGTGCTGGCCCCGCACAAGAACGTGAAGCCGAAGGCGAAGGCCGAGGCGGCCCCCGAGCCGACCCCCGAGGCATAA
- a CDS encoding DNA alkylation repair protein → MSADERLVKAIRAGLADLADPAKAPAMQAYMKSAMPFRGVAKPERSALLKRVLAEHTLPDRVTFSATVLELWRTAEFREERYAAVDLSGYRAYRQWQDPDLVPVYEEMIVGGAWWDHVDELAIRRIGPILRECRPRMTPIMLAWAHDGDLWRRRTAIICQVGAKEDTDTDLLTRAIEPAIGEAEFFLRKGIGWALREYAKTAPDWVRCFVDDHPGLSGLSRREALKHIG, encoded by the coding sequence ATGAGCGCAGACGAAAGGCTGGTCAAGGCGATCCGCGCCGGGCTGGCGGACCTGGCCGACCCGGCGAAAGCGCCGGCGATGCAGGCGTACATGAAGTCGGCCATGCCCTTCCGCGGAGTGGCGAAACCCGAGCGCAGCGCGCTCCTCAAACGGGTGCTGGCCGAGCACACATTGCCCGATCGGGTGACGTTCTCGGCCACTGTCCTGGAGTTGTGGCGAACCGCCGAATTCCGCGAGGAGCGCTACGCGGCCGTCGATCTTTCCGGGTACCGGGCCTACCGGCAGTGGCAGGACCCGGACCTGGTCCCGGTGTACGAGGAAATGATCGTCGGCGGGGCGTGGTGGGACCACGTGGACGAGCTCGCCATCCGGCGGATCGGCCCGATCCTCCGGGAGTGCCGCCCCCGGATGACGCCGATCATGCTGGCTTGGGCCCACGACGGCGACCTCTGGCGCCGCCGGACGGCGATCATCTGCCAGGTCGGGGCCAAGGAGGACACGGACACGGATCTGCTCACTCGCGCGATCGAGCCGGCGATCGGTGAGGCCGAGTTCTTCTTGCGCAAGGGAATCGGCTGGGCTCTGCGGGAGTACGCGAAGACGGCGCCGGACTGGGTGCGGTGCTTCGTGGACGATCACCCGGGATTGTCCGGGTTGTCCAGGCGGGAGGCGCTCAAGCACATCGGCTGA
- the rpmI gene encoding 50S ribosomal protein L35, translating into MPKMKTHSGTSKRIRKTGTGKLRRQMTGRRHRMEKKSSRVTRRLEGTTEVSKTEAGRLKRLLGI; encoded by the coding sequence ATGCCGAAGATGAAGACCCACAGCGGGACGTCCAAGCGCATCCGCAAGACGGGGACGGGCAAGCTGCGCCGCCAGATGACCGGCCGGCGCCACCGCATGGAGAAGAAGTCCAGCCGCGTGACCCGCCGTCTCGAGGGCACCACCGAGGTGTCGAAGACCGAGGCCGGCCGTCTCAAGCGCCTGCTCGGCATCTGA
- a CDS encoding RidA family protein, which translates to MSKTAVSTENAPKPPAKFSQAVRKGNLLQVAGQVAFDPATNEIVGADVAGQTRQTFKNIEAVLTAAGSSLADAIMVRVYLTDTAHFAPFNEVYDELIGDAPQPARTTVYVGLPGELLVEIDVLCVLD; encoded by the coding sequence ATGAGCAAGACGGCAGTTTCCACCGAGAACGCGCCGAAGCCGCCGGCGAAGTTCTCGCAGGCCGTCCGCAAGGGGAACCTGCTGCAGGTCGCCGGCCAGGTCGCCTTCGACCCGGCCACGAACGAGATCGTCGGTGCCGACGTCGCGGGCCAGACCCGGCAGACGTTCAAGAACATCGAAGCCGTGCTGACGGCGGCGGGCTCGAGCCTGGCCGACGCGATCATGGTCCGGGTGTACCTGACCGACACCGCGCACTTCGCGCCGTTCAACGAGGTGTACGACGAGCTGATCGGCGACGCGCCGCAGCCCGCCCGCACGACGGTGTACGTCGGCCTCCCGGGCGAGCTCCTCGTCGAGATCGACGTGCTCTGCGTGCTGGACTGA